A single genomic interval of Asinibacterium sp. OR53 harbors:
- a CDS encoding electron transfer flavoprotein subunit alpha/FixB family protein, whose translation MVLIYIDQSEGHIKKASFEAMSYGAKVAEQLGTVAEGLVLGQVNDDLAALGKYGIKKVHQVNNDTLNHLDAQVYAKVIAEAVTATNANVVIFSHNQTGKAVSSRVAARLKAGIVTGASSLPDTSNGFVVRKTVFSGKAFAHVNILSPIKVISLSPNSYTTTVGAGVAEVNQLNIAVDAPKVKVTAVNKVTGEIPLTEADIVVSGGRGMKGPENWGILLDLAKELGAATACSRPVGDAHWRPHHEHVGQTGIQIAPNLYIALGISGAIQHLAGVNRSKVIVVINKDPEAPFFKAADYGIVGDLFEVVPKLTEEIRKMKAS comes from the coding sequence ATGGTACTGATATATATAGATCAAAGCGAAGGTCATATCAAAAAAGCTTCTTTCGAAGCCATGAGCTATGGCGCCAAAGTAGCTGAACAACTGGGTACTGTTGCCGAAGGCCTGGTACTGGGTCAGGTAAACGATGACCTGGCTGCACTGGGAAAATACGGGATCAAAAAAGTGCACCAGGTAAACAATGATACATTGAACCACCTCGATGCGCAGGTATATGCCAAAGTCATTGCAGAAGCCGTAACTGCAACAAACGCCAATGTGGTGATCTTTTCGCATAACCAAACGGGCAAAGCCGTATCATCGAGGGTAGCGGCGCGTTTGAAAGCAGGTATTGTTACCGGCGCTTCTTCCCTGCCCGATACCTCGAACGGATTTGTGGTTCGCAAAACCGTTTTCTCCGGAAAGGCTTTTGCGCATGTGAATATTCTTTCTCCTATCAAGGTTATTTCGCTGAGTCCGAACAGCTATACTACTACCGTTGGAGCAGGTGTTGCTGAAGTGAACCAACTGAACATTGCAGTAGATGCTCCTAAAGTAAAAGTAACTGCGGTCAATAAAGTAACGGGTGAAATCCCTTTAACAGAAGCCGACATTGTAGTAAGCGGCGGACGCGGCATGAAGGGTCCTGAAAACTGGGGCATCTTGTTAGACCTGGCCAAAGAACTGGGAGCAGCAACCGCTTGTAGCCGTCCGGTTGGAGATGCACACTGGAGACCACATCATGAGCACGTAGGACAAACCGGTATCCAGATAGCACCCAATCTATACATTGCGCTGGGTATTTCCGGAGCCATACAGCACCTGGCAGGTGTGAACAGGAGTAAAGTGATCGTAGTGATCAACAAAGATCCTGAAGCGCCTTTCTTCAAAGCGGCTGATTACGGTATTGTAGGTGATCTGTTTGAAGTGGTGCCCAAACTCACCGAAGAGATCCGCAAAATGAAAGCATCATAA
- a CDS encoding SDR family oxidoreductase, which translates to MNLDLTNKTALVCGASQGLGAAVAAELALLGAHVVVLARNEEKLRRVVQSLDISLRQQHSYIVADTAHPDQLAAQIASLLTKTKQVHILVNNTGGPPAGPLLNTSADELETAFRSQLSAAHTLVQLLVPGMKEAGYGRIVNITSTSVKQPIGGLGISNTVRAAVANWAKTLANELGAFGITVNNVLPGSTRTDRLDYLFEKQAASANSTADMIMQQAVAQIPAGRLGEPEELAAAVAFLCSPAAAYINGINLPVDGGKLSGL; encoded by the coding sequence ATGAACCTCGATCTTACCAATAAAACTGCCCTGGTCTGCGGCGCCTCGCAAGGATTGGGAGCAGCCGTAGCAGCCGAGCTGGCATTGCTGGGTGCGCATGTGGTGGTACTCGCCAGGAATGAAGAAAAACTCAGGCGGGTTGTACAGTCACTCGATATTTCGCTTCGGCAACAACACAGCTATATAGTGGCAGATACTGCACATCCCGATCAGCTGGCTGCACAAATAGCATCCTTGCTTACTAAAACAAAGCAAGTACATATTTTGGTAAATAATACCGGCGGACCGCCAGCAGGCCCGTTATTGAATACAAGTGCAGATGAACTGGAAACTGCGTTCCGTTCACAACTCAGCGCTGCGCATACACTTGTACAACTATTGGTTCCTGGTATGAAAGAAGCTGGTTATGGCCGGATCGTGAACATCACTTCGACTTCGGTGAAACAACCCATCGGCGGATTGGGTATCTCCAATACGGTTCGCGCCGCAGTGGCCAATTGGGCCAAAACACTGGCGAATGAATTGGGAGCATTCGGGATCACGGTGAACAATGTATTGCCGGGCTCTACGCGTACCGACAGATTGGATTATTTATTTGAAAAGCAGGCTGCCTCCGCAAATAGTACAGCAGATATGATCATGCAGCAAGCAGTTGCACAAATTCCTGCGGGCCGTTTGGGAGAGCCGGAAGAACTGGCGGCTGCCGTAGCTTTTTTATGTTCTCCGGCAGCCGCTTATATCAATGGTATCAATCTGCCGGTAGATGGCGGCAAACTGAGTGGATTATGA
- the ispE gene encoding 4-(cytidine 5'-diphospho)-2-C-methyl-D-erythritol kinase, which yields MVLFPNCKINLGLNIIEKRKDGYHNLETVFYPVAWNDALELVTSPETPHPNIQFNATGLPIAGDPDSNLCIKAYQLLTKDFPQLPAVRVHLHKAIPMGAGLGGGSSNGAFLLKMLNEKLSLGLDTPQLMDYALQLGSDCPFFIRNTPCIATGRGEDMQPLALDLSAYRMVLINPAIHVSTAWAFAQLKPQPAAIPVSEAIRKPIEQWKDILLNDFEAPVIKQFPEIGQIKEQLYQSGALYASMTGSGSTLFGIFPANRHLEPSIEQHHSIKEISPL from the coding sequence ATGGTTCTTTTTCCCAACTGTAAGATCAACCTGGGGCTCAACATCATTGAGAAAAGAAAAGATGGTTACCACAATCTGGAAACCGTATTTTATCCCGTTGCATGGAATGATGCGCTGGAATTAGTGACCTCTCCGGAAACCCCTCACCCCAATATACAGTTCAACGCCACTGGCCTGCCCATCGCAGGCGATCCGGATTCCAATCTATGCATCAAAGCTTATCAACTGCTGACAAAAGATTTTCCGCAACTGCCTGCTGTGCGTGTACATCTCCATAAAGCCATCCCTATGGGAGCCGGTTTGGGCGGAGGCAGCTCCAATGGGGCTTTCCTATTGAAAATGCTCAACGAAAAACTGTCGCTCGGTCTTGATACCCCACAATTGATGGATTACGCGCTGCAACTGGGAAGCGATTGTCCTTTTTTCATCCGCAATACACCCTGCATTGCAACCGGACGAGGCGAGGATATGCAACCGTTGGCGTTGGACCTGAGTGCTTACCGCATGGTATTGATCAATCCGGCCATTCATGTATCTACTGCCTGGGCTTTCGCACAACTGAAGCCACAACCTGCGGCTATACCGGTATCCGAAGCCATCCGAAAACCCATTGAGCAATGGAAGGATATCCTCTTGAACGATTTTGAAGCGCCCGTTATCAAACAATTCCCTGAAATCGGACAAATCAAAGAACAACTCTACCAAAGCGGCGCCCTTTACGCTTCCATGACAGGGAGCGGCAGTACCCTTTTTGGCATTTTTCCAGCCAACCGGCATCTTGAACCTTCCATTGAACAACATCACAGTATAAAAGAAATTTCCCCGCTTTAA
- a CDS encoding bifunctional nuclease family protein, with translation MKKIELEIVALSHSITQTHSYAVVLGEISGLRRLPIVIGGFEAQAIAVALEHMQPSRPLTHDLMKNFMNAFNVELQEIIISDLQEGIFYSKLVCYTEHDTIEIDSRTSDALALAVRFGCPIYTYEHILENAGILMEENPEKKPKGESVGSEAASGSREDLSSMPLEDLQNLLNEVLEHEDYIRAIAIRDEINKRK, from the coding sequence ATGAAAAAGATAGAATTGGAGATAGTGGCCCTTTCCCACAGCATTACGCAAACCCATTCTTATGCAGTGGTATTGGGCGAGATCAGTGGATTGCGCAGGCTGCCCATCGTCATCGGTGGTTTTGAAGCCCAGGCAATTGCAGTGGCATTGGAACACATGCAACCCAGCCGCCCCCTTACACACGATTTGATGAAGAATTTCATGAATGCTTTCAATGTGGAATTACAGGAGATCATCATCAGCGACCTACAGGAAGGCATTTTTTATTCGAAGCTTGTTTGTTATACCGAACACGATACCATTGAGATCGACAGCCGTACCAGCGATGCGCTGGCATTGGCCGTTCGTTTTGGTTGCCCTATCTATACCTACGAACACATCCTCGAGAACGCCGGTATCCTGATGGAGGAAAATCCCGAAAAAAAACCCAAAGGAGAATCGGTAGGTTCCGAAGCAGCCAGCGGCAGCCGGGAAGACCTCAGTTCCATGCCCCTCGAAGATTTGCAAAACCTGCTCAATGAAGTATTGGAACACGAAGATTATATCCGCGCTATAGCCATCCGGGATGAGATCAATAAAAGAAAATAA